Proteins encoded within one genomic window of Formosa agariphila KMM 3901:
- the nagB gene encoding glucosamine-6-phosphate deaminase — protein sequence MLKSKIDKATGFEKRFENIGTVVYENSNSGSKAVAKEIADLIKVKQSQKQPCILGLATGSSPKGLYAELVRLHKEEGLSFKNVISFNLDEYYPMEPDSVNSYVRFMKELLFNHVDILPENCNIPDGTLSKEEIADYCDAYESKIEALGGIDLQILGIGGNGHIGFNESGSLQNSKTRLVALDHITRVAASSDFLGLNNTPRTAITLGVKMIMESQRVILMAWGEGKSNIIKQSVEGQVTNLVPASFLQEHDNVTFVLDKEASSKLTRINTPWLVEKIVWTDKLIRKAVLGLALHLKKPILMLTDADYIENGMSDLLADSGPAYDINIKIFNRLQNTITGWPGGKPNADDSKRPERAEPAKKRVLIFSPHPDDDVISMGGTFKRLQEQGHEVHIGYQTSGNIAVSDDEALRFAGFVCDYNAKFGIESVEAESIYKKAVAFLENKKGSEIDIPEVRYIKGLIRKGEAHAAAKFIGLPDAHIHFMEMPFYETGAIEKKPLGDEDIEITMALIDKIKPHQIYAAGDLADPHGTHKVCLDAIFTAVKALKPKKYMKDCWVWLYRGAWQEWNVDEIEMAVPMSPDQVLEKRHGIFKHQSQKDGVVFQGADSREFWQRAEDRNGETAEIYHLLGLAHYAAMEAFVRWHF from the coding sequence ATGTTAAAGAGTAAAATTGACAAAGCCACAGGATTTGAAAAGCGATTTGAAAATATAGGAACGGTAGTTTACGAAAATTCTAATTCAGGATCAAAGGCAGTAGCTAAGGAGATTGCCGATTTAATTAAGGTTAAACAATCACAAAAGCAACCTTGTATTTTAGGTCTTGCTACAGGGTCATCTCCAAAAGGGCTATATGCAGAATTAGTGCGCTTACACAAGGAAGAAGGATTAAGTTTTAAGAATGTGATTTCTTTTAACTTGGACGAATATTATCCTATGGAGCCAGATTCAGTAAATAGTTATGTGCGATTTATGAAAGAGCTTCTATTTAATCATGTCGATATTTTACCAGAAAACTGTAATATTCCAGACGGTACTTTATCAAAAGAGGAAATCGCTGATTATTGCGATGCTTACGAATCTAAGATCGAAGCTTTAGGAGGTATTGATTTACAAATATTAGGAATTGGAGGAAATGGACATATTGGTTTTAACGAATCAGGTTCACTACAAAATTCAAAAACACGATTAGTAGCCTTAGACCACATTACGAGAGTAGCGGCAAGTAGCGATTTTTTAGGTTTAAATAATACCCCAAGAACCGCAATTACTTTAGGAGTTAAAATGATTATGGAATCTCAGCGTGTTATTTTAATGGCATGGGGAGAAGGTAAATCTAATATTATAAAGCAATCGGTAGAAGGTCAAGTAACTAATCTCGTTCCGGCATCATTCTTACAAGAACATGATAATGTTACGTTTGTTTTAGATAAAGAAGCATCATCAAAGTTAACACGTATCAATACACCTTGGTTAGTCGAGAAAATAGTTTGGACAGATAAGTTAATTAGAAAAGCAGTTCTAGGCTTAGCATTACATTTAAAGAAACCGATTTTAATGCTTACAGATGCCGATTATATAGAGAACGGTATGAGTGATTTATTAGCCGATTCAGGACCTGCTTACGATATAAACATTAAGATTTTTAACAGACTACAAAATACCATTACAGGTTGGCCAGGAGGTAAGCCCAATGCAGACGATTCAAAACGTCCGGAGCGTGCAGAACCAGCAAAGAAACGTGTTCTTATATTTAGTCCGCATCCAGATGATGATGTGATAAGTATGGGAGGAACCTTTAAGCGTTTACAAGAACAAGGTCACGAAGTACATATTGGTTATCAAACTTCAGGAAACATAGCTGTCTCAGATGATGAGGCATTACGTTTTGCAGGATTTGTATGTGATTATAATGCTAAATTTGGTATTGAAAGTGTAGAAGCTGAGAGCATTTACAAAAAAGCAGTTGCCTTTTTAGAGAATAAAAAAGGGAGTGAGATAGATATTCCAGAAGTGCGTTATATAAAAGGGTTAATACGAAAAGGAGAAGCTCATGCGGCTGCAAAATTTATTGGCTTACCAGATGCCCACATCCATTTTATGGAAATGCCATTTTATGAAACCGGAGCAATAGAAAAGAAACCCTTAGGTGATGAAGATATAGAAATAACAATGGCCTTAATCGATAAGATAAAGCCACATCAAATTTATGCAGCGGGCGATTTAGCCGATCCACACGGGACGCATAAGGTCTGTTTAGATGCGATATTTACAGCAGTAAAAGCACTAAAACCAAAAAAGTATATGAAAGACTGCTGGGTTTGGTTGTACAGAGGCGCATGGCAAGAGTGGAATGTAGATGAGATAGAAATGGCAGTACCAATGAGTCCTGACCAAGTACTGGAAAAGCGTCATGGAATATTTAAGCATCAATCTCAAAAGGATGGTGTCGTGTTTCAAGGGGCAGATAGTAGAGAATTTTGGCAACGTGCAGAAGATAGAAATGGCGAAACAGCAGAGATTTATCATTTACTAGGGTTAGCTCATTATGCGGCTATGGAAGCCTTTGTGAGATGGCATTTTTAG
- a CDS encoding Gfo/Idh/MocA family protein, with the protein MNKMYNWGILGCGNVTELKSGPAYQKVDGFNLNAVMRRDFEKAQDYALRHRVPKFFNNADDLINDPEIDAIYIATPPDSHTEYALKVAHAGKICCIEKPMAPSYQECVIINKAFDDKKIPLFVAYYRRSLPRFDKVNEWLIAERIGEIRHINWHLSKPANDIDLSGKYNWRTDSKIALGGYFDDLASHGIDLFVHLLGNIKEANGVAVNQQGLYTAMDSITGNWLHESGITGTGSWNFGSEKREDLVQIYGNRGKISFSVFSESPISIETDDNKESLFVENPENIQLYHIQNILKHLNGSVLHPSTGKTAMHTSWVLDRILRKK; encoded by the coding sequence ATGAACAAGATGTATAACTGGGGAATACTTGGATGTGGTAATGTTACAGAACTTAAAAGTGGTCCAGCTTATCAAAAAGTAGATGGCTTCAACTTAAATGCTGTTATGCGTCGTGATTTTGAGAAAGCGCAGGATTATGCATTAAGACATAGAGTTCCTAAATTTTTTAATAATGCAGATGATTTAATTAATGATCCGGAAATTGATGCTATTTATATTGCCACACCACCAGACTCTCATACAGAATATGCTCTGAAAGTTGCTCATGCAGGAAAAATTTGCTGTATCGAAAAACCTATGGCTCCGAGTTACCAAGAGTGTGTTATTATAAATAAAGCATTCGACGATAAAAAGATTCCATTGTTTGTGGCGTATTATAGACGTTCGTTGCCAAGATTTGACAAGGTTAATGAATGGCTAATAGCAGAACGAATAGGCGAAATTAGACATATTAATTGGCACCTTAGTAAACCTGCAAATGATATTGATTTATCGGGCAAATATAATTGGAGAACGGATTCTAAAATTGCTCTCGGTGGATATTTCGATGATTTAGCTTCTCATGGTATAGACTTGTTTGTTCATTTATTAGGAAATATAAAAGAAGCTAATGGAGTAGCGGTTAATCAGCAAGGATTATATACTGCAATGGATTCCATTACAGGAAATTGGTTGCATGAATCGGGCATAACAGGTACGGGAAGTTGGAATTTTGGTTCAGAAAAACGCGAAGATTTGGTTCAGATTTACGGGAATAGAGGGAAAATTAGTTTTTCAGTATTTAGTGAATCGCCTATAAGTATCGAAACAGATGATAATAAAGAATCACTATTTGTTGAGAACCCTGAAAATATACAATTATATCATATTCAAAATATATTAAAACATCTTAATGGTAGTGTGTTGCATCCTTCTACAGGAAAAACTGCGATGCATACAAGTTGGGTGTTAGATAGGATTTTAAGAAAAAAATAA
- a CDS encoding sugar MFS transporter: protein MTKVATPTSKTNSNKIAIAIIAGLFFIFGFVTWINGALIPFMKTINELTDAQSYLVASASYISFVVMALPASYIINKVGYKKGMSLGLFIMAIGALVFIPAAEARTYWVFLSGIFIQGMGMTLLQTASNPYITILGPIDSAAKRIAIMGIANKVAGALGSLVFGAILLSGIDEVKEKLGIVSASEKNELLNTMADSVVMPYVIMAIVLFVLGFLIRKAPLPDIEASTDEEEGVTKVQKTNIFQFPHLWLGVITLFFYVGAEVIAGDTIISYGMSLGFSSEEAKYFTTYTLLAMVLTYALGVFLIPKYLKQHNALIISAILGILFSCCIIATTGIISVMFVAALGIANALVWPAVWPLTLEGLGKFTKTGSALLIMAISGGAIIPPLYGELVDNNKVDLILNGMEESEALSQAATSSYWILIPCYAFILFFALWGHKYKSWSK, encoded by the coding sequence ATGACTAAAGTAGCCACACCAACCTCTAAAACGAATTCAAATAAGATAGCCATTGCTATAATTGCTGGATTGTTTTTCATTTTTGGATTCGTAACCTGGATAAATGGAGCTTTAATTCCATTCATGAAAACGATAAACGAATTAACCGATGCGCAATCGTATTTAGTGGCATCTGCATCATATATTTCATTTGTTGTGATGGCTTTACCTGCATCATATATTATAAATAAAGTTGGATATAAAAAGGGAATGTCTCTAGGTTTATTTATCATGGCTATTGGAGCACTAGTTTTTATTCCTGCTGCAGAAGCACGAACATACTGGGTCTTTTTATCTGGTATTTTTATTCAAGGTATGGGAATGACTTTATTGCAAACAGCTTCAAACCCTTATATTACAATACTTGGCCCTATAGATAGTGCCGCTAAGCGTATTGCTATAATGGGGATTGCTAACAAAGTTGCAGGAGCTTTAGGGTCTTTAGTTTTTGGAGCCATTTTGCTTTCAGGAATTGATGAGGTTAAAGAAAAATTGGGTATTGTATCGGCATCAGAAAAAAATGAATTACTAAATACTATGGCAGATAGTGTAGTTATGCCATATGTTATAATGGCAATAGTATTGTTTGTTTTAGGTTTTTTAATTAGAAAAGCACCACTTCCAGATATTGAGGCTTCGACTGATGAAGAGGAAGGAGTCACCAAAGTTCAAAAAACCAATATTTTTCAGTTTCCTCATTTGTGGTTAGGTGTTATAACCCTGTTCTTTTATGTAGGGGCAGAAGTTATAGCAGGAGATACGATTATATCTTACGGAATGTCTTTAGGGTTTTCATCTGAAGAAGCTAAATATTTTACCACATATACGCTTTTAGCTATGGTATTAACCTACGCTTTAGGAGTGTTTCTAATTCCTAAATATTTAAAACAACACAATGCTTTAATTATTAGTGCAATACTAGGGATTTTATTTAGCTGTTGCATAATTGCTACTACCGGAATAATATCGGTAATGTTTGTAGCGGCTTTAGGTATCGCAAACGCCTTAGTATGGCCAGCAGTTTGGCCGTTAACTTTAGAAGGTTTAGGTAAATTCACTAAAACAGGCTCTGCATTATTAATAATGGCAATTTCTGGTGGTGCTATTATACCGCCTTTGTATGGGGAATTAGTAGATAATAATAAAGTCGATTTAATTTTAAATGGGATGGAAGAGTCAGAAGCTTTGTCTCAGGCTGCAACAAGCAGTTATTGGATTTTAATTCCGTGTTATGCTTTTATCTTGTTTTTTGCATTATGGGGACACAAGTATAAAAGCTGGAGTAAGTAA
- a CDS encoding phosphotransferase enzyme family protein gives MTENKIKLIFNQFKHSEEFVSLKELISGHINDSYLIKTTGDTEYVLQRINHHVFKDVPGLITNKVAVSNHLRNKFSSFNEIDLNRKVLTFLPTYNNEYYYKDDLGNYWNLSVFIKDSYTHDLVESETIAYEGGKLFGEFLNLTSDFDASLLIDVIPNFHDMSFRYKQFEEALNKASGKRKELASNCIARVEELKEEMHILQNLKTSGEIKLRVTHNDTKISNALFDKENKGLCVIDTDTVMPGIIHYDFGDAIRTICNSAAEDETNLDLVTFNKTYYESYKKGFLETVEDALSPLELKYLPLGAKTMIFIMALRFLTDFLNNDVYYKTKYSEHNLDRSKNQFKLIESFEAQMEV, from the coding sequence ATGACAGAGAATAAAATAAAATTAATTTTTAATCAGTTTAAACATAGTGAGGAGTTTGTTTCGTTAAAAGAATTGATTTCTGGACATATAAACGACTCATATCTTATTAAAACCACAGGCGATACTGAATATGTTTTACAGCGTATAAATCATCATGTGTTTAAAGATGTACCAGGATTAATAACAAATAAAGTAGCTGTAAGCAATCATTTGAGAAATAAGTTTTCAAGTTTTAATGAAATAGATTTAAATAGAAAAGTATTAACGTTTTTACCAACTTATAATAACGAATACTATTATAAAGATGATTTAGGTAATTATTGGAATTTATCTGTATTTATAAAAGATAGCTACACCCACGACCTTGTTGAGAGTGAAACCATTGCCTATGAAGGTGGAAAATTATTTGGTGAATTCTTGAACCTAACTAGTGATTTTGATGCGAGTCTATTAATAGATGTTATACCAAATTTTCACGATATGTCTTTTCGTTATAAGCAATTCGAGGAAGCTTTAAATAAGGCTTCTGGAAAACGCAAGGAGTTGGCTAGTAATTGTATAGCTAGGGTTGAAGAATTAAAAGAAGAAATGCATATTCTTCAAAATTTAAAAACGTCTGGAGAAATTAAATTACGAGTTACTCATAACGATACAAAAATCTCGAATGCTTTATTTGATAAAGAAAACAAAGGGCTTTGTGTAATTGATACAGATACGGTTATGCCAGGTATTATTCATTACGATTTTGGTGATGCGATACGGACTATCTGTAACTCAGCAGCAGAAGATGAAACCAATCTAGATTTGGTAACGTTTAATAAAACCTATTATGAATCTTATAAAAAAGGATTTTTAGAAACAGTAGAAGACGCATTATCACCATTAGAACTTAAGTATTTACCTCTTGGAGCTAAAACAATGATTTTTATAATGGCATTGCGTTTTTTAACGGATTTTTTAAATAATGATGTGTATTATAAAACAAAATATTCAGAACATAATTTAGATCGTTCTAAAAATCAATTCAAACTTATAGAAAGTTTTGAAGCACAAATGGAAGTCTAA
- a CDS encoding nucleotidyltransferase family protein — protein MSVNKPTLVILAAGIGSRYGGLKQLDTFSPEKDTIMDFSIYDALKAGFGKFVFIIRKNIEEEFKAVFNEKLEGRAEVDYVFQELENVPDAYVNPERKKPWGTGHALLMAKDAVTENFAIINADDFYGREAFETMAKALMETDKDSYNFCMMAYLLKNTVSDNGFVSRGECQVNAQGFLTDVTERLHIEKTPTGIIRKDENNDTVDIDGDVVVSMNFWGFTPKCFEFGTKLFETFLEENKHNLKAEFFIPSVVNEILQSGTATVKVLKSDAKWFGVTYKEDKKSATDVITKLKSENVYPSNLWSNDRE, from the coding sequence ATGAGTGTTAATAAACCAACTTTAGTCATTTTGGCAGCCGGAATCGGGAGTCGTTATGGTGGGCTAAAACAATTAGATACATTTTCGCCAGAAAAAGATACAATTATGGATTTTTCCATATATGATGCTTTAAAAGCTGGTTTTGGAAAATTTGTGTTCATAATTAGAAAAAATATTGAAGAGGAGTTTAAAGCTGTTTTTAATGAGAAATTGGAAGGAAGAGCTGAGGTTGATTATGTTTTCCAGGAATTAGAAAATGTGCCTGACGCGTATGTAAATCCAGAACGTAAAAAACCTTGGGGTACAGGGCATGCCTTGTTAATGGCAAAGGATGCAGTTACCGAAAATTTTGCAATTATAAATGCAGATGATTTTTATGGAAGAGAAGCTTTTGAGACTATGGCAAAAGCATTAATGGAAACAGATAAAGATTCTTACAATTTTTGTATGATGGCATATTTGCTAAAAAACACCGTGTCTGATAACGGTTTTGTGTCAAGAGGAGAGTGTCAAGTAAATGCGCAAGGCTTTTTAACAGATGTTACAGAACGACTTCATATCGAAAAGACGCCTACTGGGATAATTAGAAAGGATGAGAATAATGATACGGTAGATATTGATGGAGATGTGGTTGTTTCTATGAATTTTTGGGGGTTCACACCAAAATGCTTTGAGTTTGGGACTAAATTATTTGAAACGTTTTTAGAAGAAAACAAACATAATCTTAAGGCTGAATTTTTTATACCAAGTGTGGTGAACGAAATTTTACAGTCGGGGACTGCAACTGTAAAGGTATTGAAGTCAGATGCTAAATGGTTTGGTGTGACTTATAAAGAAGATAAAAAATCGGCTACAGACGTTATTACTAAATTAAAATCGGAAAATGTTTACCCTTCAAACCTATGGTCAAATGACAGAGAATAA
- a CDS encoding LacI family DNA-binding transcriptional regulator: protein MCSNTYCFVKISTVLYICENEKKYTIKDIAALAGVSKGTVDRVLHKRGKVSEEALAKVNRILEDIDYKPNVIARNLKNNKDYHIGVLLPNPDIDNYWKRCKEGILSASQVFMPFNVNVTIVTYDPRSTVSFKKKHQVLLKQNPDAVLLAPLFYKEAKKAISDYKKLNIPVLTFNNQVSPEIADGFVGQDLIQSGRVAAKLLHSMIKTGDITIIHINEDITNALHMQQKEKGFTTYFKELNTSLFKITTLQIEAKKLQTALPEYLNSHPNTKGLFITTSKSYLVAQTLETANFSDISLIGYDLLDLNIDYLKSEIITFLINQNPKQQTYLGITKLAEHLIYQNEIKKKTLLPIDIINSENFSLYIQ, encoded by the coding sequence ATGTGTTCGAACACATATTGTTTTGTTAAAATCTCCACAGTTTTATATATTTGTGAAAATGAAAAAAAATACACCATAAAAGATATTGCAGCTTTAGCAGGAGTTTCTAAAGGAACTGTAGATCGTGTCTTACATAAAAGAGGAAAAGTATCTGAAGAGGCACTTGCTAAAGTGAACAGAATTTTAGAAGATATAGATTACAAGCCTAACGTTATCGCTCGGAATTTAAAAAACAATAAAGACTACCATATCGGTGTATTATTACCTAACCCAGACATTGACAATTATTGGAAACGCTGTAAAGAAGGCATACTCAGTGCAAGTCAGGTTTTTATGCCATTTAATGTAAACGTGACTATTGTTACTTATGATCCTAGATCCACTGTATCATTTAAAAAGAAGCATCAAGTTCTTTTAAAACAAAATCCTGATGCTGTTTTACTTGCCCCCTTGTTCTATAAAGAAGCTAAAAAGGCAATTTCAGACTATAAAAAATTAAACATTCCTGTTTTAACCTTTAATAATCAGGTTTCCCCAGAAATAGCAGATGGTTTTGTAGGTCAAGACTTAATACAAAGTGGTCGTGTAGCAGCTAAATTGCTACATAGCATGATAAAAACAGGAGACATTACGATTATTCATATTAATGAAGATATCACTAATGCTCTGCATATGCAACAAAAAGAAAAAGGGTTTACTACTTATTTCAAAGAGTTAAATACATCCCTTTTCAAAATAACTACTTTGCAAATAGAGGCAAAAAAACTGCAAACTGCATTACCTGAATATTTAAATAGCCATCCGAACACCAAAGGTTTATTTATAACAACGTCTAAAAGTTATCTTGTAGCTCAAACATTAGAAACTGCTAATTTTTCTGACATCTCATTAATAGGTTACGATTTATTAGATTTAAATATTGATTATTTAAAATCTGAAATTATAACTTTTTTAATTAATCAAAATCCAAAACAGCAAACATATTTAGGTATAACAAAGTTAGCAGAACATCTAATTTATCAGAATGAAATTAAGAAAAAGACTTTACTTCCGATTGATATTATAAATTCTGAAAATTTCTCTCTTTATATACAGTAA